The stretch of DNA GCAAAACAAGTTCTTTGTTTCTTATAAGGATTGGGAATTTCCTGTTGAAGAGATGAACCTTCAGGATTATCCAGTTTTTGCTGATTGGGGAAGAGTCTCCAAGGACAAAAGCCTATTATTGGACCTAACTATAAGGAAAGCTCTTGCATTGACATAGTCCTTAATTGGGCGAAGGAGAATGATAAGTGTGGTTGGGCGACAGAGGATCTACTCTCCGCCACCAATATTGATAGGTTCTTAATGTGCCAAGTCGTACCCATGTCAGGGGACGTAAAATTAAGGTCTTGGTGTCTCCAACGAAGAGACGTGCTCCCCAGCCCGGTGGGAAGAGGCGTGCTCCTCAATGTGGTGGGTCTTTGCCCAAGCGCCCTCATAGTGACGTTGCTGGGGGCGAGGTTGCCGGATCCACCATGGGGGCAGAAGTGGAGGTGGATAGAGGAGTACCTTTTGATTCCAACCTTGCAATTGGTGAAGGAGTTCCTGATGCTTCCCCTAGGGAAAAAGACACCAGAAGCTTCTCCAATCAGGGTCTCCCAATCTATATCTCTAGGTCTCGACGACCTTACTGGGCTCATGGGTGAAGCCCTTGCTAAATTTGTGACagcctttgattttgacttGCCTGCCAAGGGTACTAAATCCGTGAGCATGCCACCCTTCGAGTttccttctctcctctctccaGCTTCAATGCCCAATGTCGGCAACTTTTTTGTGGATATGTACAAAGCCATTTCTATGGGTGTGGCTGGGGCTTGGGTGCTTGAATCCACCATATTCTTAGTTGGTGGCTCCCATACCAATATTGAGGGCAGCGACGAAGACAATTGCAGGTAGCAAGGCTCGACATTGAGCTCTCTCCCTGCGACCATTTTTGGCAATGAAACCCCTACTACCTATCAAGAGAGGGTCTCTATCCCTTCTCCCTCCCCTTGCTCTTTCGGTAGTGAAGATGATTCTCCCACTCTTCATGAAGGGGGTGGATCCTCCCTAGAAGAGGGAAGATTTAAAGAAGGTGGGGTTGGCCAAAGAGAAGTGGGTGATGGGGAACTTGGCAACCAAGAAAGGGGGGCAGGTTGGGGGCCAAGGGGTGTTTGTGGCCGAGTTGGGGGGTCCGACAATCCCTTCCCTCCCTTTTGGGCCCCCCGTGCCAGGTGGAATCCCTGTGGTGGATGGGACAAGCGGGGTTGAGGAGGTTGGCCCTCAGTGCACCCCTCCCCTTTTTGGGCTAGTCGTGGAGATGTCAAAACACCTGAGAAATATCCATTCTTCCACATTGGGtttatttttgcttaatatGCTTGACTAGTAATGGTTGCTTCTGTGTGAAACCATTTTACTTAGCCATTTTGCTTATGCAGGGTATTAACAACCTGGTGACTTGGATTGTGGGTGATTGGGCCAAGTTGGAAGATGAGGTTTGGGAGCAGCAAAAGTTTTGGTATTTTGTCAAGAAGGAAATGGCTCGGCTTTTGGCCGAGAAGATTGAGGTTGAGTGCTATCTGGAACAGGTTGATGGGCACATCCGTAACTTAGAAACCCACCTTGAATCCCTCCATGATGGGGTGTGCGAGCTTTGTGGCTAGTTGCTTCACTCTTAGTCTTTCCAGGTGCGTGATAGCTTTGCCCTACAGCAGGCGGAATCCAGAATGGGAGTCTGCTCGTGCTCAAATATCTCGGCTAAGTGGGGTGCTGGCCTCCTCTTAGCAGCTGCAGGCAGACGCTAAGCTATATTCCAGGGAGTCTACTCAGGCATTGTCTTGCTCCAAGGAGGAGTGTAGGAAGCTTGCCTTTGAATTGTTAGAGGTAAAGGCATTGTGTGTACAGGAGGGCAAAACGTTGAACCTCCAATAGTCTCAGGCAAAAGGGAATCATGAAGAGCTGCAATCGAGATTCACTGCGTACAAGAAGGCCCGAGAGGATTGTGACGCCGTGCATGACAAGATAAATAACAGTATGCGATGTTTGGACACCACTATTAGGGAGCGGAAATAGCAGTTGCAGCGGTTTGGTTCTCAGTTTGCTTCTGCCAATGGTGAGTTGGTCCGTTTGCATCCTCAATTGGCTGCCACCAGGGTTGTTAGGGATCGGGCTTTTGGGTCTTGTTATGGGGCTGGTATGGCTTCCTTACAAGCTTACCTATTGACTAAGCCTCGTACCAACTTGAGGAGGCTGGACTTGAAGGAGTTCCAACCTAATGTAGTGTCGTTTCAATTTGTGGAGGGTGGACGCCATGGGACACAACCCCATGCACGACACCTTTCCTACTCCAGCATCCTTGTGGGGCCCCACCTTCATGACAAGGAAAACTCTTTGGCTTTTGTGATGTTTTcataagtttgattttttaggACTTTTACATCCACGCCCATTTGCTTGCGCTATGAGTTAGACTTGACACTGGTGGCAAACTGTTGGTGGGTCATGGGGTCTTTTGAACTCCACGCTCATTTGCTTGCACTACAAGTTAAACTCGACACTGATCTAACTGTTTGTGGGTTGTGGGGTTTTTTGACCTCCATGCTTGTTTGCTTGCACCGCGAGTTAGACTCGACACAGGTGGCAAACTATTGGTGGGTCATGGGGTCTTTCAACCTCCACTCTCGTTTATTTGTACCGCGAGTTAAACTGGACACTGGTGGCTAATTGTTGGTTGGCCATGGGGTCTTTTGTCCTCCATGCCCATTTGCTTGCACCGCCAGTTAAACTCGACACGAGTGGCTAACTAATGGTGGGTCATGGAGTCCTTTGACCTCCACTCCCGTTTATTTGTACCATGAGTTAAACTCGACACTAGTGGCTAACTATTGGTGGGTcatggggtcttttgacctttACTCCTGTTTACTTGCACCGTGAGTTAAACTCGACACTAGTGGCTAACTCGAACCTCAATCCGCTTTATTGATTTGTCTCTTATTGAAAACATACATCCAAGAAGGAAAATTAAATGCTTAGAAGTAACTTCTTAGGGATAAAACCTCTTTAAGTGCTCAGCCTTCCATGGGTACTACTACTCCTTTCCCTGATTGTCCTTGAGACGGTAGGAACCTAGCTGATTGTAGGCTACGACTACGTAAGGGCCTTGCCATCGTGGGTTGAGCTTTTCCTCGCCCTGGGTTGTCACCCCTGTCTCCCTGAGCACCAAGTTGCCGACCCTGAAAGACCTGGGcttgtgtaacagcccgctagaaattcattggtcgaatttctattgactttaggaatctcatgaaaaccccataactttttacgaatcgaccaatcgctcaggttttagtctgtcattaAAATCGgggttatcactcactatggtggtagatttatgagtttaattatttgagatagttagaagtttCAGAATACGTTATGGTCTACGctattagactcagtggattatttagaattttatggcgcaatagcctattttcataattccggacgaaacgtttgttggcaattatgaaattatttttaggggcacttcggggttgaattttggtaaactATTTTCattataggttaatatgaatatttagaattttttagtactaactttattatgtatttttttggagtgaatagtaacctcgataagcgcacccagtgtttttaaaatcatagtgtgaaatgtccaaattaagttggaggagttttatttggacacttggcaagatcttagctacacattgtgaatagtattagacacttggcaccattaGGAACCATTAGacggatttgtgaaggaagtcaaggtgtgagatcatgccacctaagcaaagctctgtttcatctgatcaattAAATTGTGCCAGagcaaagagggtttcaaccctagcaaaacccttaatgattggaatccaattgaaatctcaaaatcttggttgaaaccaaaaccctaaacattttttccaaaccctaaagttggcctccaaaccctttttaatccgatttctagcattatatttaatcactttattaaatcactttcacattctattaattaatcaaatccttgttatgacatcattatccaaccttttaaaccttggaaatttgattgggccaagaaaaattagttttgggcttatagcatctcaaaccctaaccaaacccccttgaaaccccaaattgaagcccacttggttggggcccaccaaggcccatgaaattggccaccttggcaaagcttcttgaagaagtttccacccccacatggcagaccatccactgccattggctgcacccaacagtgccttgatgtgaaggagaaatctactccatcaacctccatctctcacaactgctgcaggcagtccattcctctcactattctccactttatgtcacataggcaactccaatcaagggtcattcaagcacacaacttccccctcgaggagtctaaagtcgtgcaaggcacatttcattccatttgATCACTTCTTCGCctcgttcttagagagaaaacccaaaagagctctctcaggcAGATTTCTGTGTCCTTTTAAGTGGCCATTTTCGACCCTTTGTATATATTTTCGTATGAAgcttccttcacataagttgttcgtctttgagtgtagtttccgtgggtatcttattagtctcattccatgcttattttgattggtcaaaagtatttgtaaccatggaaaggtcattctgggtgtgaaactggagagtatgatatgttttggaaattttgaccaagctaatggacttatcttggtccgaacattttatggagtgttgttagcatgtgtttatgaatgttcattgacgTTTTGTAGCATGGATAAAatttttgatgatagatttccttaaatttagaaacttgaaaattggGAGTtgaaaaaacagtttttgttctGTGAAAGTtagaatatttcgtggtttgatcttattccaaaggttttgatatttttatatgatgatcctaaacctcttatatacatgttatgatgttattttgaagatatttagtatttgttttaaaggtatgatttttctatgcaagaggaatttggttaggcctaagatttgatatttttgggttagatccatgttttattgagttttagccatgcgattttaagtttgatggttggatcttctttaggacataTTTGTAAACCATGAgatttttagtttgaagatcacatgtgtttaagccatggatcaagagatggatcaaagttagtggagagaaaatttctgttttggactaagtttaaaaccaaaaactccaagtgttgttttgtgatttttggtggcttttgtttgatgatttaaagcatgtttgatcttaggatgatgttatgaatatgttagaagcaagatttgatttttttagaattcttggagatgtttttattaaggtcaaaacttgtgatttaagggtttactttttgttaaaaagtttggtgttgatgattaaatttttttaatggatattttaagtatatttttaaacttaggataggaagatccttgtgacaaaattttggtttaatcatgggttttgaagatggaagaaattgcaaccaaaaacaagagaaatggtctatgaatgtCTCGGCCATTGTGTGTTTTCCATAgtttgtgattggttttaaatttttctgagttgttatgtgagtctaggacaaaatttacatgaggaatgtaaattttgataatttttagagttaggatgtgaaatccttaagttaggggtaaaatagtcattttcctaATATAGagggcaaaatggtaattttaccctaatttgtctcttttcacatcctaattgttagtaattaatttctaactttaaGAGatccctcttacagttcctcatgTTTCGCACTTTACACTTACAGAACgtgacgatcgaggtaagttagtttttaacttactatcaatttaatgtgccatgccaagtcattacatatttatttgttacttagaatttattctatcatgaattattcatctattacgCAAGATATTCGGTCAcatattgctatacattgcaagtatgtcatgttaagttaagtatgccatctgttacacgtatttcatgtcacgtaatattcactgtcacatgttacgccatgttatgaaatgttgtctgttatatggtatgccatgttacgaaatgttgcatgttacatgtatgccatgttatgaaatgttctctgttacatttatgtctcaaagtatgtcaagtctgtcgtcttacgttcatgtcacgttatgctacgtcaagacttctgtcttttatgtcacgtttatgttatgtcacgttacgaaatttcatgtatgccagttaagccattcatgtcaatcacgaccctaagcactaggatagggtaatatcctagtggaactcctttgttcacactggagtgtctaaataggtgtgaaatttcttgGGTTGACGGAGGaaagtcaacaggttgcgaatgggacctaattagctggtcactggaGTGCGCCAGGGACTAATACTAATGGAGccaaactttattttacgtgtgtccacagcaagtgtggcacaaacaaataagtcatggggccacaacaactgtggagcatacactacgtgagacacatcaattgtgacacgtggaatacatggggccacaacaactatagagtacgtattaatgcactcacagctggtatagacacctgtgatgtgatgcggtaatcggtagggacacacaGCTCAAAGGGACCCATGTAGCATGCATATGGTCACTTCATTAATTAAgtccattgaataagattctaagttcatgtatttcacgttcaagtcatgtttcaagtttacgttcacgcaatcatggtaatcccatgagataagactactctatcatggtgacCCTATAAGACAAGaacatgtttcaagttcatgttatgttatgttcacgttcacgttatgttccaagttcacatttatgttatgtcatgctcaggttcatgttatgttcaagttcatgttcaaattatgcatgttcacgttcatgctatgtttcaagtccatgttatgtttcaaggtCACGCTCATGCTGTgcttcaagtccatgttatgtttcaagttcacgttcatgctaagttttaatttcagtttaagttatgccagttatgttatattgtatgtcaagttatgctatgattacttatgatttgattatgcattcatgcttttactgccatgcatgcatcattaacctgtgtgaaggttttttgttaacttactgagatttgtaatcaaatctcaacTGTGGTAGTccccactaccattccccccgaatggtagatcttgttacaggatctgaagaagaaacgggaatcgaccaactggaaacgatcgactaagcgatggtgcaacgtagatggtagtatagTAGTTACCTTATtattacttgtatttgtggagttcaatctccaacactcttttgattacaaccatatggactattgttgtgattttagtTGTTTAGcatgtcattaagtatgaagtatattttaagtatttgggatatttcaatttggtgcatagtattgctaaagaaaaaaaaaattatccgctacgaatattgcataatgctagatgcatgttaggtatattgcatcttatatgtcatgaatgggggcaggtaactttgtgttgcatgtctcgatgcttcaaatgtccgtctgatcacaagcagaatttgggggcgtctCAGCTTGACCCGTTGGTTGAAATAGCATTTTTCCTTCCTTTAGTTAAGGATGTTCTGGACTTCCGCTTCTTCCCTCATCTCTTCAAATAGGTCGAGATGCTCCTCAAGTGTTTCATTGTTGTCAACTGAGTTGAAGTGGTTGGTTCGGTATGTGGGCAAGGCAACTTCTACAAGGGCGACCGCTTCACTCCCAAAGGCCAAAGTGAATAGTGTTCTGCCCGTTAGGGTCTTCATTGTTGTTTTGTAGGCCCATAAGACCCCTAGGAGTTCTTCTATCCATGCTCCTTTCTTCTCACCGAGTTTCTTCTTTAATATCCCTAGCAAGGatttgtttgttgattttgCTTGTCCCTTTGCTTGTGGCTGCCTTGGTGATGAGTACTTTACTTGGATGCCCAGCTCTCGACACCATTCTCTATAATGGTCTGAGTCGAATTGCTTCCCATTGTCAAAGACTATGCTGTTAGGAATGCCAAATCTACAACACAATATTCTTCTACAGAAACCTTGTCACGACCTTTGCTGTGATGGTCGCGAGGGGCTCTGCTTCCACCCATTTTGTGAAATAGTCCACTGCCATGAATATATGCTTTACCCCACCCTTTCCTAACGGAAAGGGGTCGACCAAGTTGACTCTCCATTGGGCAAACGACCATAGGGTAGTGATAGAGAGTAGTTTATTTGGTGGACAGTGTGGGATCGAGGCATAGACTTGGCATTGAGTACACTTCTTTGCGAAAATTTTAGCATCCCTCAAAGCGTTGGGCAAATAGTTATCCTGCCTTTAGAGCTTTTCTTGCCAAGTCCTTCCCGCCGGAGTGGTTTCCTGAAATGCCCTCATGTATCTACCAGGACATACTGTGCTTCCTCAGGTGAGATGCACCTTAGCAAGGGAGCCGCAAAACCCTTCTTATACGAAACTCCATCAATTATGATGAATAGCGTCGCATTCCTTCTCACTTTCCTTGCTGCCTCTTTCCTTTCTAGAAGCTTGTTGGCTTCTAAATACTCCAATATCTCTTTGGCCCACTCTGGTCTGAGGGACCTACATGGTTCACCTAGTTTCCAATTACTGGAATTTCAATCACCTTCTTATGTACTTCCCAAGGCAACTCCATGTCATCCCTTATGGAAGCGGCCTTGGCCAGCCTATCAGCTAATATGTTGTCCACCCTTGGGACCTGTTCCAGTTTGAAATAAGTAAACTGGTCGCAGATCTCTAGTACctgatttatgtattt from Juglans regia cultivar Chandler chromosome 4, Walnut 2.0, whole genome shotgun sequence encodes:
- the LOC108981547 gene encoding uncharacterized protein LOC108981547, whose product is MDFTDLNKVYPKDSFPLPRVDVTIDSTAGHKVLSFMDAYSGYNQIWMNKTDAEKITFIIDKGLYCYRVMPFGLKNAGATYQRLVNQMFKPQIGKTMEVNSSKFLRFMMLEKIDAILNLALPRSINDAQRLEGRVATLNRSLRPEWAKEILEYLEANKLLERKEAARKVRRNATLFIIIDGVSYKKGFAAPLLRCISPEEAQFGIPNSIVFDNGKQFDSDHYREWCRELGIQVKYSSPRQPQAKGQAKSTNKSLLGILKKKLGEKKGAWIEELLGVLWAYKTTMKTLTGRTLFTLAFGSEAVALVEVALPTYRTNHFNSVDNNETLEEHLDLFEEMREEAEVQNILN